GACGAGGTCCGCGAGCTGCGCCTCGCCGAGCGCGCGGGCAAGGAGGAGCGCGCGCGGCTGGAGAAGGAGATCGCGCGGCTCGCCAAGCGGATCGAGGAGCAGAACGAGCGCCGCGCCCGCGAGCAGACGGGGGTGCTGACGACCGCGCTCCGCCGCCTGACGACCGAGCAGCGGCGCGCCGCGGCCCGGCTGGAGAAGCTGGCCCGCGCGCAGGCCGAGAAGCGCGACGTCTCGCGCGACCAGACGCGCCGCTTCGAGGAGCTGGCCGCGCTGGTCGAGCGGCTGGCCGACCAGCGGGACGAGGACGCCCGCGCCTTCGCCGCCGCGCAGGAGGCGACGCTCCGCTCGCTGGCCGCGCTCGGCGGCGCGGCGCCCGCGGCCCGCGCGCCGCGGCGCGCGGCCGAAGGGGAATCGCAGCGCGTCGCGCTGTTCGTCGACGTGCAGAACATGTTCTACGCGGCGCGCGAGAAGGGGGCGCGGCTCGACTTCGACGCGCTCCTTTCGGAAATCTCGGAAGGCCGGCGGCTCGTCCGCGCCGTGGCCTACGTCGTCGAGACGCGCGAGATCGACCAGAGCGCCTTCATCCACCTGCTGCAGGTGAAGAAGTACGAGGTCAAGCGGAAGACGCTGCGCATCCGCCCCGACGGCTCGATGAAGGGGAACTGGGACCTCGAGATCGCGCTCGACGCGCTGACGACCTCCGAGCACGTGGACGTCGTCGTGCTCGTCACCGGCGACGGCGACTTCGTCCCGCTCGTCCGCGAGCTCCGGCTGCACGGCAAGACGGTCGAGGTCTACGGCTTCCCGCGCAGCAGCGCCCCCGACCTGCGCGAGGCGGCCGACCGCTTCGTGGCGATCACGCGCCGCCTGCTCCGGCCGCTCGCGCCGGAACGGCGGCCGCGCCGCGAGGGCGCGCCGCGCGCCGACGAGGAGCCGTCCGCGACGTCGGCGGCGGAAGAGGCGTCGATCCCCGCCCCGCCGGACGTCGTGCCCTCGACGCCGGCCGCGTCGTAGTCCCGCGACGAGAGAGGGGTTCCGC
This bacterium DNA region includes the following protein-coding sequences:
- a CDS encoding NYN domain-containing protein; amino-acid sequence: MVGFETYFERLGPQGLRLVAAGLLDEAGAALLLDRSVEGLSPAERGRLVVDRLAEAPERGAEALRLFEAAAALPEIEPGGERREEAAVRDELAALLRAPDPSAARLFHRLARAPRPALPSAEIRAAAEVLAAMVLGDEQGTRPKWFARSASDRATSRELEQERRELEARVRQLETTNQRLVERAADLDRELAGRVDEVRELRLAERAGKEERARLEKEIARLAKRIEEQNERRAREQTGVLTTALRRLTTEQRRAAARLEKLARAQAEKRDVSRDQTRRFEELAALVERLADQRDEDARAFAAAQEATLRSLAALGGAAPAARAPRRAAEGESQRVALFVDVQNMFYAAREKGARLDFDALLSEISEGRRLVRAVAYVVETREIDQSAFIHLLQVKKYEVKRKTLRIRPDGSMKGNWDLEIALDALTTSEHVDVVVLVTGDGDFVPLVRELRLHGKTVEVYGFPRSSAPDLREAADRFVAITRRLLRPLAPERRPRREGAPRADEEPSATSAAEEASIPAPPDVVPSTPAAS